From Populus alba chromosome 16, ASM523922v2, whole genome shotgun sequence:
ATAGTTTTGGTAATAGTGTTGAATCCATAAACATAAAGACATAAATAGATTCTTTTTAGAATAATTAGGTTTAATatcactaaaattaaaaaatgctgacaatattttgttagtgtttaggcaaatatttcattaatattttaattgccGATAGATATGCCAATAGAAACACATAGTCGGTCGGAAAATATGTCATCAGAGATTTTCTTTCTGTCAATATTTCTATTCGCATTTGAATACTGATGAACTTGTTTAGAAATGCGGTtgtattttaaatgtattttttaaaaattatttttaagattaatatatcaaaacgatcttaaaacttaaaaaaataattaatttttagcaaaaaaataaaaattaaatttttaaaaacacgggtTGAATCATGTTTCCATACGCTAACGAATTAAGCTACAAACCGTGCACATATTGCAAGGAACAAACTAACTCCAACTAATTAATTTGACACATTCAGATTTGTTCTAGCAGGTGATCTTACGTTGCATCTAGTTCGGGTAGGAGATGATATCCATTCAAGCTAGACTGAAGTTTGTTCTGGTCCTTGTTTGATCAGGTCCAGAAGGAAAAGAGGCTACAGAGATCATCTATGCTAACCTCACGTCGTTCCTTCTGTCCTTGCCTTCTGAAAGCTTCACTTGCCAGTTTCTTCCTTTCCTGCATCTCCAATATCCTTTCTTCAATGCTATTTTGAGCAATTAATCTAACAACTCTTACATTCTCCTTCTGTCCATATCGGTGAACACAGTTTATTGCCTGTTCCTCATCAGCTGAGTTCCACCATGGCTCCAACAGGTAGACTTTGGAAGCAGCTGTGAGGTTTATACCGAATACTGAAGTCCTGAGACTGGCAAGCAGAACCGTGTCTGGTCCTGCAGATCCAAATCCCTTGATTATTTCGGCTTGTCCTCTTTCATCCGTTGATGCATCCAACCGCAACGTATTGAAGCCGGAATCTTTCAGTGGCTCTTCCAGTAATACCAACATCTTATCGAACAGTGAAAAAACTACTGATTTACTGCTTGAGTTCACAGCACTAGATTCCTTCAAGAGTTCTATGAGAGCTGAGACCTTGGAAGGAGTtgttcttgatgtttttttagtgttttcaggATTGGAAGATTCTCGAGGGGCTGAGAACAGGCCAGACTTAGAAATAGGATCACCACAACTTGGGCAGCCTTTCTCGAATTCTTTACGTGGGAGGTAGTACCAAATGCATCTTTTGCAAAAAATATGCAAACATTTCGTGATTACAGCATCAGTTGGTGGACAACCGCATATTGCACATGCAACATCTTCACCATCTTGAGGCATATCGATCATCTTTCCAAGCAATTCTGGATGTTTGGATGCATCTGCTT
This genomic window contains:
- the LOC118033321 gene encoding putative SWI/SNF-related matrix-associated actin-dependent regulator of chromatin subfamily A member 3-like 1; amino-acid sequence: MATISLRRIKDKLLIGLPSKTVETVSLQLSGEERELYDRMESSSKDFVDYFIFVDRLRSRYSFVLFLVSRLRKLCDDSALCSLDLRSLLPSDNILDASKHPELLGKMIDMPQDGEDVACAICGCPPTDAVITKCLHIFCKRCIWYYLPRKEFEKGCPSCGDPISKSGLFSAPRESSNPENTKKTSRTTPSKVSALIELLKESSAVNSSSKSVVFSLFDKMLVLLEEPLKDSGFNTLRLDASTDERGQAEIIKGFGSAGPDTVLLASLRTSVFGINLTAASKVYLLEPWWNSADEEQAINCVHRYGQKENVRVVRLIAQNSIEERILEMQERKKLASEAFRRQGQKERREVSIDDLCSLFSFWT